The genomic segment CGCCCAAGAAGCCTCTCAAGCCTCCGGCTGCGCTCTCGATCTCATCGAAAGCCGGGCCTATGCGGTCACGCCGACATTCCCTGCCAGGCATTCCGTCAAAACACAAATCACCACCCACCTCCTGCCAGATGCCGTTCGCAATCTGCGATCGCAGCGAGCCACTCAAGACGGGATTGGCGTTCAGCGATTGTCCGAGCAGCCCCGCCAGCAATGCCTCGGTCAAGTTGCTAATCGTGGTCCCCAGATCGAGGTTGCCGTTCAAGATATCCATCTGATCGGCAGCCAACACAACGCTGCCGTTGGTCGCGAGCACGGGCACATCGAGGCTCGTGCTCAGAGAAGCCAGGTTGGTTCCCAGAAGATTGACCCTCAGCAACTGCTGGCTGGTGAGCCCGACGTCGCAACTTTCTCTGGTCGAGAAAATCGTTTCGGGATCGATGCTGCCAACGCAGATTTTGGCGATCTGCGCGTCGACCGCAATCTCGCTGCAGTCCTCGCCAGCGGGACACTGCGGGGGGGTGTTCTGCTCTTTGAGCGGCCGTGTGCAAAGGTCTTCAACCGTACCCTTGGCCGCTGCAAGGTCAATCACGATCGGCAGATCGATATCGATGCTCGTGCCCGTGCCCGGGCCCGCAAGCCTGCCCAGAAGATTTCCGACAAGCGGAATCTGATCGGTGTCCAGCTTGATGTGCGCGAACACGCGCGTCTGGGCCGAGTAAGCCGTGGCGCCGACACCGCCGATGCCGATTGAGGGCGGCTCAATCACGCCCACCTTGACGTCGAGGTCAGCGCCCAGCGCGCCCAGGCCACCCAAGCTGCCCAGCGCCACATCGACGCCACGTCCCGAGGTCGCCACTTGAATTGCCGCGCTGACCAGCCCCAATGCGTCCAGCTCGACATTCAAGGCCGCATCCGCTGGCAACGTGACTGCCGCAAAGAGACCGCGAACCGCGTCATCAGAACCGATCTGCACCACGATATCGTCGATGCTCGACACTTCGAGCGGCGCCCGAAGCGCCTGCAATAGCTGGGCATTGAGGCCGAGCAGCTCGTCTTGGCCCGCAACCGTCACGGCAGCGTCGAGCAGTTCTCCCAGTGAAACCTCTTCGACCGCGAGCAGTGCATTGAAATCTGCGACGTTGAGGTTGGCTGAAACCGGAATCCCCAAAGCGGCCAGCAAGCCGGACGGCGTGATCATGACCCCCGCAAGCCCGTTGTAATCCAACAGATTCACAGCAGAGAGATCAATCCCCACGCCCTTCAGAACGCCGCCGATAATCGAAGGCCCCCCGAGGGCTGCCAGCCGACTTCCGACTGAAAATGTTGCCACCGGATCACTGTTGCTTGCGACGCTTTGGGCGCTGAGCCTGCGCTGATCTTCATCGGTGACCAGTGGCGCGAGCAGGGCGGGCGGATGCCCCTCGATCCTCACCCGGATGGCGTTGGCGTCCTGATCACAGCCCATCACGAAGCCGGGCGAGACGTTGCGCCGCCATTGACCGGCCGCCACGATCGGCGCGTCATGCCGAAGGCCGCCGAGATTTTGCTCGGCATTCTGGCGCGCCGCCGCTTCGGCCTCGGCGCAGCCAAGCCCCAGTTGAGCCGCACCGGCCAAGGCAGCCAGATCGGCCGTTTTTTGATATTCGCGACGGTATTGGTAGAGCAGCCCCAAATCAATCAACGACGCGGTGACGATGAGTGCACTGATCCCCAGTGCCGCGAACAGCAAGACAGCGCCGCCCTGGCGGGTTCGGCCCGAGAGGCTGGGTTGCCGGTTACGCAGTTGTTTCATCGAGCCACCACGGCTTGCGCGGTCAATTGATCGGGAATAAATGACAACACCCCCAGACCCGGCAGGCTTATGGTGGGCAGCAGCCGCACTCCGTTGCCATAGGGATATTCGACTCGCAGCGTGACGCAAGGGCTGCCACAGTCCTCACTGGTGTCATTGACGGTGATGCGCAAGTCTTCGCGGCCGCTCAACCATTCGCGACGGCCCTGAAGACTGACAATGCCGGGCACGATTGGCGTTGCTGCCAGGGATGCCTGAACCAAGTCGCGAATGACCTCCAGCGGACTTTCAGGGGTCGACTCGCCTTCGGTTTCGCTCTCGCCCTCCACTTCTGCGAACACCGTGTCGGCCGGCAACATGGCAATCGCATTGGCGCCGTCGTGTGCCGCACGAGAGACCGCCAACTGGGTATAAAAGAGGGCCCCAAAACTCAGTAAACCCCACGCCAGAATCATAAAAACGGGGAGGCAAAGTGCGAATTCCATCGCCGCTGCGCCGTGCTGGGCTTTCCTGTTCGTGAGCTTCATGAGCCGAGCATCCTACCGTCGAGTATGAGGCTGGCTTCGCCGCTCAGCATTGCCGGAATGGGCAACCCGAATGCCGATGGCAGGATGGGCCGGCTGCCATAGGGATAGCTCACGGTGACAAAGATCTTGCAGGCGCTGGCGAGATCGCGGCCGCAATCGGTGGTTTCCACCGTGCAGTCGCTGTCAGCTGCGCAGACCCGGGTCTCGACCGTGACCTGCGCCCAGCGGCTGATCCATCCCACCTGAGCCAGAGCGGCGGCTCGTGCAGCATTCTCGCGAAGCTGCAGTTGGGTAATGTCCA from the Polycyclovorans algicola TG408 genome contains:
- a CDS encoding TadE/TadG family type IV pilus assembly protein, with protein sequence MSACVSPPTVSSPQRQRGATALEFGLIFPALFVLFYGTLTFALIFTARMGLQHAAEEGARTAVTFRVAADGDPLDITQLQLRENAARAAALAQVGWISRWAQVTVETRVCAADSDCTVETTDCGRDLASACKIFVTVSYPYGSRPILPSAFGLPIPAMLSGEASLILDGRMLGS
- a CDS encoding TadE family protein; amino-acid sequence: MKLTNRKAQHGAAAMEFALCLPVFMILAWGLLSFGALFYTQLAVSRAAHDGANAIAMLPADTVFAEVEGESETEGESTPESPLEVIRDLVQASLAATPIVPGIVSLQGRREWLSGREDLRITVNDTSEDCGSPCVTLRVEYPYGNGVRLLPTISLPGLGVLSFIPDQLTAQAVVAR
- a CDS encoding pilus assembly protein TadG-related protein; its protein translation is MKQLRNRQPSLSGRTRQGGAVLLFAALGISALIVTASLIDLGLLYQYRREYQKTADLAALAGAAQLGLGCAEAEAAARQNAEQNLGGLRHDAPIVAAGQWRRNVSPGFVMGCDQDANAIRVRIEGHPPALLAPLVTDEDQRRLSAQSVASNSDPVATFSVGSRLAALGGPSIIGGVLKGVGIDLSAVNLLDYNGLAGVMITPSGLLAALGIPVSANLNVADFNALLAVEEVSLGELLDAAVTVAGQDELLGLNAQLLQALRAPLEVSSIDDIVVQIGSDDAVRGLFAAVTLPADAALNVELDALGLVSAAIQVATSGRGVDVALGSLGGLGALGADLDVKVGVIEPPSIGIGGVGATAYSAQTRVFAHIKLDTDQIPLVGNLLGRLAGPGTGTSIDIDLPIVIDLAAAKGTVEDLCTRPLKEQNTPPQCPAGEDCSEIAVDAQIAKICVGSIDPETIFSTRESCDVGLTSQQLLRVNLLGTNLASLSTSLDVPVLATNGSVVLAADQMDILNGNLDLGTTISNLTEALLAGLLGQSLNANPVLSGSLRSQIANGIWQEVGGDLCFDGMPGRECRRDRIGPAFDEIESAAGGLRGFLGDALLNPVLGLLGSALTLNLGGILQSVGDLLGGVGGLLSGLLGGVLDFLTGNQCTGGGLLGLATGSNSGCIDEIGGALSANPSGGSTSNALAVLLGSLVELLKPILDAVGTNLLMPLLQDVLGLQVGQTDITMMGLECRAGAVLVE